The Aurantiacibacter gangjinensis genome includes a region encoding these proteins:
- the gcvPA gene encoding aminomethyl-transferring glycine dehydrogenase subunit GcvPA, translated as MRYLPLTDTDRDAMLAKIGAASVDALFDDVPSDLYLKGPVEGLPLHASEMAVEKHMRRLSKQNLAAADAAFFCGAGAYRHHVPASVDHIIQRGEFLTAYTPYQPEIAQGTLQMLFEFQTQVARLYGCAIANASLYDGSTACWEAVAMAGRVTRRKRVVLSGALHPHYAEVVRTMAKFTEDRIAGARPSLTAMPDDDGLIARIDDQTSCVVVQYPDVLGRLSDLQRIADAAHDAGALLVVVNTEPVALGAIEAPGNLGADIVLGEGQSIGVGLQFGGPYLGLFAVTNPKHVRQMPGRLCGETVDADGKRGFVLTLSTREQHIRREKATSNICTNSGLCALAFSVHMTLLGDKGLTALAAENHRLAAIAADRLAKVPGVTVLNDHFFNEFTLMLDGDARQIVRDLADDGVLAGVSLTRLFPDAEGLENGLLVAVTETTTEEDIETLASALQEKLS; from the coding sequence ATGCGCTACCTCCCTCTTACCGACACCGACCGCGATGCGATGCTCGCCAAGATCGGCGCGGCCAGCGTCGATGCGCTGTTCGACGATGTGCCGTCCGACCTTTACCTGAAGGGCCCGGTCGAAGGCCTGCCGCTCCATGCCAGCGAGATGGCGGTCGAAAAGCACATGCGTCGCCTGTCCAAGCAGAACCTCGCGGCGGCAGACGCGGCGTTTTTCTGCGGTGCGGGGGCGTATCGCCATCATGTGCCGGCCAGTGTCGATCATATCATCCAGCGCGGCGAATTCCTGACCGCCTACACGCCCTACCAGCCGGAAATCGCGCAGGGCACGCTGCAGATGCTGTTCGAGTTCCAGACGCAGGTCGCGCGCCTCTATGGCTGCGCAATCGCCAATGCCTCGCTCTACGATGGCTCGACCGCATGCTGGGAAGCGGTCGCCATGGCTGGCCGCGTCACGCGCCGGAAGCGCGTCGTTCTCTCGGGCGCGCTGCACCCGCATTACGCCGAGGTGGTGCGCACCATGGCGAAGTTCACCGAAGACCGGATCGCGGGCGCACGTCCCAGCCTCACCGCCATGCCGGACGATGACGGCCTGATCGCGCGCATCGATGACCAGACATCGTGCGTCGTTGTGCAATATCCCGACGTGCTGGGCCGACTGTCCGACCTGCAGCGCATCGCCGATGCCGCGCACGATGCGGGCGCATTGCTGGTGGTGGTGAATACCGAACCGGTGGCGCTCGGCGCGATCGAGGCGCCGGGCAATCTCGGCGCGGATATCGTGTTGGGCGAAGGCCAGTCGATTGGCGTGGGTCTGCAATTCGGCGGGCCGTATCTCGGCCTGTTTGCGGTCACCAATCCCAAGCATGTGCGCCAGATGCCGGGCCGTCTGTGCGGCGAGACAGTGGATGCCGACGGCAAGCGCGGTTTCGTGCTGACGCTCTCCACGCGCGAGCAGCATATCCGCCGCGAAAAGGCGACGAGCAACATCTGCACCAATAGCGGCCTGTGCGCGCTGGCCTTCTCCGTCCACATGACACTGCTGGGCGACAAGGGCCTAACCGCGCTGGCGGCGGAAAACCACCGCCTCGCCGCCATCGCGGCGGACCGACTTGCCAAGGTGCCGGGCGTTACCGTGCTCAACGATCACTTCTTCAACGAATTCACGCTGATGCTGGATGGCGATGCGCGGCAGATCGTGCGCGATCTTGCGGATGACGGCGTGCTCGCAGGCGTGTCGCTCACCCGCCTCTTCCCCGATGCCGAAGGGCTGGAGAATGGATTGCTGGTCGCGGTCACAGAGACGACGACCGAGGAAGATATCGAAACCCTTGCCTCCGCGCTTCAGGAGAAGCTGTCATGA
- a CDS encoding MFS transporter encodes MTSAASAHITGESQSLRYLWLYALAAAGGATAYMPFLTILLPVRVELMAGGQAEQVEWLAYCFLAGAIAASIANIAFGWLSDRTRTRTPWILAGLVSSCGLLLAMALADDLPILLVLLVAWQVSLNMMLSPLAALAGDTVPDHQKGLPGGLLALSPGLGAAAGAIVTIEGLATADERLALVAVMVAVCVLPVLLFGRPRPMPKLMRPRTAEELRDPARQGRYKRGVVARMWLARFLMQIAEAALFAYLYTWFRSISPDFGDDDTAQVFGGVLLVAVPLTLLVGRWSDKAGRPIFPLAIAAAVTAIALLLMASAQTLLPAIIAYTLFGLVTSMFLSLHIAQTLRVLPLPQRRGRDLGIFNLTNTLPALVMAGLSLDLVPRLGFPGFFTLLAGLAALAAMLLFTVPRTDQAA; translated from the coding sequence ATGACCTCCGCCGCATCGGCGCACATAACCGGCGAAAGCCAGTCGCTGCGCTATCTCTGGCTCTATGCGCTCGCCGCTGCCGGCGGGGCTACGGCCTACATGCCCTTCCTCACCATTTTGCTGCCCGTGCGGGTCGAGCTGATGGCTGGCGGACAGGCCGAGCAAGTCGAATGGCTGGCCTATTGCTTCTTAGCAGGCGCCATCGCGGCCAGCATCGCCAATATCGCTTTCGGCTGGTTGTCCGACCGGACCCGGACCCGCACGCCATGGATCCTGGCAGGCCTCGTATCCAGCTGCGGCCTGCTGCTCGCCATGGCGTTGGCGGACGATCTGCCGATCTTGCTGGTATTGCTCGTCGCCTGGCAGGTTTCGCTCAACATGATGCTCAGCCCGCTTGCCGCGCTTGCAGGCGACACTGTGCCGGATCACCAGAAAGGCCTCCCCGGCGGCCTTCTGGCGCTCTCGCCCGGGCTGGGTGCCGCTGCCGGTGCAATCGTGACGATAGAAGGCCTTGCCACTGCGGACGAACGGCTGGCCCTGGTGGCTGTCATGGTGGCGGTTTGCGTGCTGCCCGTTCTGTTGTTCGGAAGACCGCGGCCCATGCCAAAATTGATGCGCCCGCGCACGGCAGAGGAGCTGCGCGATCCGGCGCGACAGGGCCGCTACAAGCGCGGCGTGGTCGCCCGCATGTGGCTCGCGCGCTTCCTGATGCAGATCGCCGAGGCGGCGCTGTTCGCTTATCTCTACACCTGGTTCCGCAGCATCTCTCCCGATTTCGGCGATGACGATACGGCGCAGGTCTTCGGCGGGGTGCTGCTGGTGGCGGTGCCCCTCACGCTGCTGGTGGGTCGGTGGAGCGACAAGGCAGGGCGGCCGATCTTCCCGCTCGCCATCGCTGCGGCCGTAACGGCCATCGCACTGTTGCTGATGGCCAGCGCGCAGACACTGTTGCCCGCCATCATCGCCTATACGCTGTTCGGGCTCGTCACCTCGATGTTCCTGTCGCTCCATATTGCGCAGACCTTGCGCGTGTTGCCGCTGCCGCAGCGTCGCGGGCGCGACCTCGGCATTTTCAACCTGACCAACACGCTTCCCGCCCTCGTCATGGCGGGGCTGTCGCTCGACCTGGTGCCGCGCCTCGGATTTCCGGGATTTTTCACGCTTCTCGCCGGGCTTGCAGCGCTCGCCGCCATGCTGCTTTTTACCGTGCCGCGCACGGATCAAGCCGCTTGA
- the gcvH gene encoding glycine cleavage system protein GcvH, which produces MPRYFTEEHEWIDVDGDTATVGITDYAQEQLGDVVFVEVPQSGTELAKGAEAAVVESVKAASDVYAPIAGTVTEGNSALEDEPELVNTSADDQGWFFKLTIADKDELDGLMDAKAYKAFCDGL; this is translated from the coding sequence ATGCCGCGCTATTTCACCGAAGAACATGAATGGATCGACGTCGACGGCGATACCGCGACGGTCGGCATTACCGACTACGCGCAGGAACAGCTGGGCGATGTGGTGTTCGTGGAAGTGCCGCAATCGGGCACCGAACTGGCCAAGGGCGCCGAAGCCGCCGTGGTGGAAAGCGTGAAGGCAGCAAGCGATGTCTACGCGCCCATCGCGGGCACGGTGACCGAAGGCAATTCCGCGCTGGAAGACGAGCCTGAGCTGGTGAACACTTCTGCCGACGATCAGGGCTGGTTCTTCAAGCTGACCATCGCCGACAAGGACGAGCTTGACGGCCTGATGGACGCAAAGGCCTACAAGGCGTTCTGCGACGGGCTTTGA
- a CDS encoding glycoside hydrolase family 3 protein has translation MIMRANRTMRAVISTAALALGLSACAAVPADGPATAAIESAAPTAMSEEDAVIADLVSRMSLERKIAQLIQPQINSFTPEDMERYRFGSYLNGGNGGPYGDEFAPASEWLRYADEMYDASVRPLPNGEPVIPTMWGTDAVHGHTNVVGATIFPHNIGLGATGDADLVRRIGHATAIEIEVTGIDWNFSPTVAVAQDDRWGRTYESYSEDPDIVARMGAALVEGLQGNPQADDFLGTGRVIATAKHFFGDGGTEQGVDQGDVNGDIDELLAVHGRPYPAAIDAGVESVMASFNSINGRKMHGNEMLLTDVLRGQMGFDGLVVGDWNGHGQVQGCTVTDCPQSLLAGLDIYMVPDDWRGLMENLIAQVNDGTIPMARVDEAVTRVLRVKYRAGILGADAARPSERGVGGQFALLGSPQHRALAREAVAASQVILTNDGILPLAPGMDVLVAGSAADDIGQASGGWTLEWQGGLEGEMGRSAGIADAIFPGATSIWDGLEMAVTTGGGTATLSEDGSFTTRPDVAVVVFGERPYAEFAGDRPDMAFRDEEGLNLLRGFREQGIPTVAVFLSGRPMWMNREMNAANAFVASWLPGSEGAGVADILTGAVQATGRLSFSWPNDCIGRPLNQAEGALFAVGYGLSTRETGNRGELGESCSLLEERDGADLFTSGRLATGVNAYAAGGALTIADDVLIQMRGSSSPAGVTMRGIDRNAQEDAREIAMQPGARFGIRQDGTGSGGYRIAYRVEERPAGPVTLIVGDGDTATRLDVTMQFQNAAGKGWREMVISEECAPGLGQRIEFATGSQLTFAISSITREELPEGTACSF, from the coding sequence ATGATTATGCGCGCCAACCGCACGATGAGGGCCGTGATTTCGACGGCAGCCCTGGCTCTGGGATTGTCAGCCTGCGCTGCCGTGCCGGCAGACGGCCCGGCTACCGCTGCCATCGAAAGCGCAGCACCGACAGCGATGAGCGAAGAGGATGCGGTCATCGCAGACCTCGTTTCGCGCATGTCGCTGGAGCGCAAGATCGCCCAGCTGATTCAGCCGCAGATCAATTCCTTCACGCCCGAAGACATGGAGCGCTACCGTTTCGGCAGCTATCTCAACGGCGGCAATGGCGGCCCCTATGGCGACGAGTTCGCGCCGGCATCCGAATGGCTGCGCTATGCCGACGAGATGTATGATGCATCGGTGCGCCCCTTGCCCAATGGCGAGCCGGTAATCCCGACCATGTGGGGCACCGATGCCGTCCACGGCCACACCAATGTGGTGGGGGCGACGATCTTCCCGCACAATATCGGCCTCGGCGCCACAGGCGATGCCGATCTGGTGCGCCGCATCGGCCATGCCACTGCCATCGAGATCGAAGTAACCGGCATCGACTGGAACTTCTCCCCCACCGTCGCCGTCGCGCAGGACGATCGCTGGGGCCGGACCTATGAAAGCTATTCCGAAGACCCCGACATCGTGGCGCGCATGGGCGCGGCGCTGGTGGAGGGGCTTCAGGGCAATCCACAGGCGGACGACTTTCTCGGCACCGGGCGGGTGATCGCGACGGCCAAGCACTTCTTTGGCGATGGCGGCACCGAACAGGGCGTCGACCAGGGCGATGTCAATGGCGACATCGACGAATTGCTGGCAGTTCACGGCCGTCCCTATCCCGCCGCTATCGACGCCGGCGTGGAATCGGTGATGGCGAGCTTCAATTCCATCAACGGTCGCAAGATGCATGGCAACGAGATGTTGCTGACCGATGTCTTGCGCGGGCAGATGGGGTTCGATGGGCTGGTGGTCGGCGACTGGAACGGCCACGGCCAGGTGCAAGGGTGCACGGTCACCGATTGTCCGCAATCGCTGCTGGCCGGCCTCGACATCTATATGGTGCCCGATGACTGGCGCGGCCTGATGGAAAACCTGATCGCGCAGGTGAATGACGGCACGATCCCGATGGCGCGCGTGGACGAAGCCGTCACGCGCGTATTGCGGGTGAAATACCGTGCAGGCATCCTCGGTGCGGATGCGGCGCGCCCGTCCGAGCGCGGCGTGGGCGGCCAGTTTGCGCTGCTTGGCTCTCCGCAGCACCGTGCACTCGCGCGCGAGGCCGTGGCCGCCTCGCAGGTGATCCTCACCAATGATGGCATCCTGCCGCTGGCACCGGGCATGGATGTGCTGGTCGCAGGATCGGCCGCCGACGATATCGGCCAGGCATCGGGCGGCTGGACGCTCGAATGGCAGGGCGGCCTCGAAGGCGAAATGGGCCGGTCCGCGGGAATAGCGGACGCGATTTTTCCCGGCGCAACCTCCATCTGGGACGGGCTGGAAATGGCCGTAACCACGGGCGGAGGCACCGCCACGCTTTCCGAAGACGGCAGCTTCACCACAAGGCCGGATGTCGCCGTCGTCGTATTCGGAGAGCGGCCTTACGCCGAATTTGCCGGAGACAGGCCGGATATGGCCTTTCGTGACGAGGAAGGGCTGAACCTGCTGCGCGGTTTCCGCGAACAGGGCATTCCGACCGTCGCCGTATTCCTTTCGGGCCGTCCGATGTGGATGAACCGCGAGATGAATGCCGCGAATGCCTTCGTCGCATCGTGGCTTCCCGGCAGCGAAGGCGCGGGCGTCGCCGATATCCTGACAGGCGCGGTGCAGGCGACGGGTCGGCTATCCTTCAGCTGGCCGAACGATTGCATCGGCCGCCCGCTCAACCAGGCCGAGGGCGCGCTGTTTGCCGTCGGCTATGGCCTTTCTACACGCGAGACCGGCAATCGCGGCGAGCTGGGCGAAAGCTGCAGCCTGCTGGAAGAGCGCGACGGGGCAGACCTGTTCACCTCGGGCCGCCTTGCAACCGGTGTGAATGCCTATGCGGCAGGCGGCGCGCTGACCATTGCGGACGATGTGCTCATCCAGATGCGCGGGTCTTCCAGCCCGGCAGGCGTGACGATGCGCGGCATCGATCGCAACGCGCAGGAAGATGCGCGCGAGATCGCGATGCAACCCGGCGCTCGCTTCGGCATACGGCAGGATGGCACGGGCAGCGGCGGTTATCGCATCGCCTACCGCGTGGAGGAACGCCCTGCGGGTCCGGTTACGCTCATCGTGGGAGATGGTGACACGGCGACCCGCCTGGATGTAACGATGCAGTTCCAGAATGCGGCAGGCAAGGGCTGGCGTGAAATGGTAATTAGCGAAGAATGTGCGCCCGGTCTGGGGCAGCGGATCGAGTTCGCCACCGGATCGCAGCTTACCTTCGCGATCTCCAGCATCACGCGCGAGGAACTGCCGGAAGGAACCGCTTGCTCTTTCTGA
- the gcvPB gene encoding aminomethyl-transferring glycine dehydrogenase subunit GcvPB, translating to MNASGWKPGTPVPSDSDARHPTVTGNRALMLEEPLIFEIGSTDTYGVDLPEPSGEASPRLGKFARKNGTGLPGLSEPQTVRHYTRLSRQNYAIDLGLFPLGSCTMKHNPRLNEKVARMPGFADVHPLQPTSTVPGALGVIDELAHWLVELTGMDAVAMSPKAGAHGELCGILCIRAALEARGDAREVVLVPESAHGTNPATAAFAGYKTEDIPADKDGRVDLEALKARLGPDVAAVMITNPNTCGLFERDMKAISDAVHEAGGLVYCDGANFNAIMGRVRPGDLGVDAMHINLHKTFSTPHGGGGPGSGPVVLSRALAPFAPLPFVMKDADSGELRLIEEENAGEELAQSFGRMTAFHGQMGMFTRALTYILSHGADGLRQAAGDAVLNANYILRSLDDVLDAPFGEAGPCMHEALFSDETFAEGISTLDLAKGLIDEGFHPMTMYFPLVVHGAMLVEPTETESKDALDQFIMAMRSLAERAKNGDETLKTAPHHAPRSRLDEAHAARKPVLSWLPAQ from the coding sequence ATGAATGCCAGTGGCTGGAAGCCCGGAACGCCCGTACCCTCCGACAGCGATGCCAGGCATCCCACCGTGACGGGCAACAGGGCGCTGATGCTGGAAGAGCCGCTGATCTTCGAGATCGGCTCGACCGACACGTATGGCGTCGACCTGCCGGAACCATCGGGCGAGGCATCGCCGCGCCTCGGCAAGTTCGCGCGCAAGAACGGCACCGGCCTGCCCGGCCTTTCCGAGCCGCAGACGGTGCGCCATTATACGCGCCTCAGCCGCCAGAATTATGCCATCGACCTCGGCCTGTTCCCGCTCGGCAGCTGCACGATGAAGCACAATCCGCGCCTCAACGAGAAAGTCGCGCGCATGCCCGGCTTTGCCGATGTGCACCCGCTCCAGCCGACCAGCACCGTGCCCGGCGCGCTCGGCGTGATCGACGAGCTGGCGCACTGGCTGGTGGAACTGACCGGCATGGACGCGGTCGCGATGAGCCCCAAGGCCGGTGCCCATGGCGAATTGTGCGGTATCCTGTGCATCCGCGCTGCGCTGGAAGCTCGCGGCGATGCGCGCGAGGTCGTGCTGGTGCCCGAAAGCGCGCATGGCACCAATCCGGCGACTGCCGCCTTTGCCGGCTACAAGACCGAGGATATCCCCGCTGACAAGGATGGCAGAGTCGATCTCGAAGCACTGAAGGCACGTCTCGGCCCCGATGTGGCGGCGGTGATGATCACCAATCCCAACACATGCGGCCTGTTCGAACGCGACATGAAGGCGATTTCCGATGCGGTGCACGAGGCTGGCGGGCTGGTCTATTGCGACGGCGCGAACTTCAACGCCATCATGGGCCGTGTGCGCCCTGGCGATCTCGGCGTCGACGCGATGCACATCAATTTGCACAAGACCTTCTCCACCCCGCATGGCGGCGGTGGGCCGGGTTCCGGCCCGGTCGTGCTGTCCAGAGCGCTGGCCCCCTTTGCCCCGCTGCCTTTTGTGATGAAGGATGCCGACAGCGGCGAACTTCGCCTGATCGAGGAAGAGAATGCGGGCGAGGAGCTGGCGCAGAGCTTTGGCCGGATGACTGCCTTCCACGGGCAGATGGGCATGTTCACCCGCGCGCTGACCTACATACTCAGCCACGGGGCCGACGGTTTGCGACAGGCTGCAGGCGATGCGGTGCTCAACGCCAATTACATCCTGCGCAGCCTCGATGATGTGCTGGATGCACCATTCGGCGAAGCCGGCCCCTGCATGCACGAGGCGCTTTTCAGCGACGAGACGTTCGCCGAAGGCATCTCCACGCTCGATCTTGCCAAGGGTCTGATCGACGAGGGCTTCCACCCCATGACTATGTATTTCCCGCTGGTGGTGCATGGCGCGATGCTGGTGGAGCCGACCGAAACGGAGAGCAAGGACGCGCTCGACCAGTTCATCATGGCAATGCGCTCGCTGGCAGAGCGGGCGAAAAATGGCGACGAAACGCTGAAGACAGCGCCGCACCATGCGCCGCGATCCCGGCTGGACGAGGCGCACGCGGCGCGCAAACCCGTGCTCAGCTGGCTGCCTGCGCAATAG
- a CDS encoding pre-peptidase C-terminal domain-containing protein: MMKRVLLGGAGVIALAAAATGLAGASENAGADAAVEFTKAETGIADKQGRKPAQSRGGPIELGQHVRGSLSGNTHTYTMEAEAGQRLRMVLTSDDFDTVLRVTGPNGFSVENDDASGAASTLNSAIDAQLPSSGTYSISVMSYGDQGSGAYQLMSMDAANPVPADYTPARIMIGQTLTGSLSTDDAPTLTGGTTDYWQFSGRAGDRVTVAIESDSIDPYLTLYLPDGRTEENDDRGGLDDLNSQLSVTLPVDGVYTIGAGSFAPGMTGDYNVIVRAADTGTRTVMPSSGAAQVYALSVGVSEYERISPLTRTDEDAMRVNAALRENGMLAPESVTLIDGDATRANFQRHLTTMTEAMGPDDTLMIFFSGHGEKVENMTTESDGSAETIELFDAALYDYELAGMLDDVDARVLLVIDACFAGGFNNVIDDRINRMGVFSSDEDTLSLVADGEKAGGYISEIFRRALEGGADMNSDRAIEAGELSEFMRREFYRMVLDEPLQTDAEDFRDHQVPGWQHIVVDRGGDGMPHQQVLMNFGSADPARIASR; encoded by the coding sequence ATGATGAAACGCGTTCTTCTTGGCGGTGCTGGTGTCATCGCGCTGGCAGCTGCGGCGACTGGCCTTGCAGGCGCTTCGGAAAATGCCGGAGCCGATGCGGCAGTAGAGTTCACCAAGGCCGAAACAGGCATTGCCGACAAGCAGGGCCGCAAGCCTGCGCAATCGCGCGGCGGACCGATCGAGCTTGGCCAGCATGTGCGCGGCTCGCTCTCCGGCAATACGCATACCTACACGATGGAAGCCGAAGCAGGCCAGCGCCTGCGCATGGTGCTGACGTCCGACGATTTCGACACCGTGCTGCGCGTCACCGGCCCAAATGGTTTCAGCGTCGAGAATGACGATGCCTCGGGCGCGGCCTCCACGCTCAACAGCGCCATCGATGCGCAGCTTCCGTCCAGCGGCACATACAGCATCAGCGTGATGAGCTATGGCGACCAGGGCTCTGGCGCATACCAGCTGATGTCGATGGATGCCGCCAATCCGGTGCCCGCCGACTACACGCCTGCCCGCATCATGATCGGCCAGACGCTCACCGGATCGCTCTCCACCGACGATGCGCCCACACTGACCGGCGGCACGACCGATTACTGGCAGTTTTCGGGGCGCGCGGGCGACCGGGTAACCGTCGCCATCGAGTCCGACAGCATCGATCCGTATCTGACGCTCTATCTGCCCGATGGCCGTACCGAAGAGAATGACGACCGCGGCGGGCTGGACGATCTCAACAGCCAACTTTCCGTCACCCTTCCGGTGGATGGCGTGTACACGATCGGCGCAGGCAGCTTCGCGCCGGGCATGACTGGCGACTACAATGTCATCGTGCGTGCAGCGGATACGGGCACCCGCACGGTGATGCCCAGCAGCGGCGCGGCGCAGGTCTATGCGCTGAGCGTGGGCGTTTCGGAATATGAGCGGATCAGCCCGCTGACACGCACCGATGAAGACGCCATGCGCGTCAACGCAGCGCTGCGTGAAAACGGCATGCTGGCACCCGAAAGCGTGACGCTGATCGATGGCGACGCCACGCGCGCCAATTTCCAGCGTCACCTGACGACCATGACCGAGGCAATGGGCCCGGACGATACGCTGATGATCTTCTTCTCCGGACACGGCGAAAAGGTGGAGAACATGACCACCGAGAGCGATGGTAGCGCGGAAACCATCGAGCTGTTCGATGCGGCGCTCTACGATTACGAACTGGCCGGGATGCTCGACGATGTCGATGCCCGCGTGCTGCTGGTGATCGATGCCTGTTTCGCAGGCGGCTTCAACAATGTGATCGACGATCGCATCAACCGCATGGGCGTGTTCAGTTCGGACGAGGATACGCTGAGCCTGGTCGCCGATGGCGAGAAAGCGGGCGGCTATATCTCCGAGATCTTCCGCCGCGCGCTGGAAGGCGGGGCCGACATGAATTCCGACCGCGCCATCGAGGCAGGCGAGCTGAGCGAATTCATGCGCCGCGAATTCTATCGCATGGTGCTGGACGAGCCCTTGCAGACCGATGCCGAGGACTTCCGCGACCACCAGGTACCCGGCTGGCAGCACATCGTTGTCGACCGCGGCGGTGACGGCATGCCGCACCAGCAGGTGCTGATGAATTTCGGCAGCGCCGATCCGGCGCGGATCGCCAGCCGCTAG
- a CDS encoding sugar MFS transporter, whose protein sequence is MALAPDVSSSTDPKPLVDDDTPPVNAPGLQYFVFGLFFIFGGITSLNDVLIPKLRELFTLSWTEAMLIQFCFFAAYLLIGIPGAKLVKKIGYMRGAVAGLVTMIVGCLLFIPASQNATYAIFLGALFILASGVVIVQVVANPLISLLGPPSTTHSRLTFAQAFNSLGTTVFPIVGAIVILGSLADVSADQFTGAELQEYRQQGSRAIWQGYLGVAALIALVAAAVWAFRNRLPHDAKLMGEGQLVSNGRYLVGLALVALGAFLAIQVNAWLGMIFILLAPAIWLYDNALLKRTRFSFGALCIFLYVGAEVSIGSVVINYLSTERVLGEPEEVIGSMIGLYWGGAMVGRFIGSYFLRIFSPGKILAFNAIGAITLIIISTQTSGEVAAYSLLAVGLMNSIMFPTIFSLACEKLGSKAADGSGIINVAIFGGAVVPLLYGVVADATGGNLAFAMIIPIVCYAIIAAFGVFARRPATTAA, encoded by the coding sequence ATGGCCCTTGCGCCAGACGTTTCGAGCAGCACGGATCCCAAGCCGCTGGTGGATGACGACACGCCGCCGGTGAACGCACCGGGCCTGCAATATTTCGTATTCGGCCTGTTCTTTATCTTCGGCGGGATTACCTCGCTCAACGATGTGCTGATCCCCAAGCTGCGCGAGTTGTTCACGCTCAGCTGGACCGAAGCGATGCTGATCCAGTTCTGCTTCTTCGCAGCCTATTTGCTGATCGGTATTCCCGGCGCAAAGCTGGTCAAAAAGATCGGCTATATGCGCGGCGCGGTGGCCGGGCTGGTGACGATGATCGTCGGTTGCCTGCTCTTCATTCCCGCCAGCCAGAACGCGACTTATGCCATCTTCCTCGGCGCACTGTTCATCCTCGCCAGCGGCGTGGTGATCGTGCAGGTCGTGGCCAATCCGCTCATCAGCCTGCTCGGCCCGCCATCGACGACGCATAGCCGGCTGACCTTCGCGCAGGCGTTCAATTCGCTGGGCACGACGGTCTTCCCCATCGTGGGCGCCATCGTCATCCTCGGCAGTCTTGCCGATGTGAGTGCGGACCAGTTCACCGGTGCCGAATTGCAGGAATACCGCCAGCAGGGCAGCCGCGCGATCTGGCAGGGCTATCTGGGCGTTGCCGCGCTGATTGCGCTGGTGGCAGCGGCCGTGTGGGCCTTCCGCAATCGCCTGCCGCACGATGCCAAGCTGATGGGTGAGGGGCAGCTCGTTTCGAACGGTCGCTATCTCGTTGGCCTCGCCCTGGTAGCGCTCGGCGCGTTCCTGGCCATCCAGGTCAACGCATGGCTCGGCATGATCTTCATCCTGCTGGCGCCCGCCATCTGGCTCTACGACAATGCCCTGCTCAAGCGCACGCGCTTCAGCTTCGGCGCGCTGTGCATTTTCCTCTATGTCGGGGCCGAGGTGTCCATCGGGTCCGTGGTCATCAATTACCTCTCGACCGAGCGCGTGCTGGGCGAGCCTGAGGAAGTCATCGGTTCGATGATCGGGCTTTATTGGGGCGGCGCGATGGTGGGCCGCTTCATCGGATCGTATTTCCTGCGCATTTTCAGCCCGGGCAAGATCCTCGCCTTCAACGCCATCGGCGCGATTACGCTCATTATCATCTCGACGCAGACCAGCGGCGAGGTGGCGGCCTACAGCCTGCTGGCGGTTGGCCTGATGAACTCGATCATGTTCCCCACCATCTTCTCCCTCGCTTGCGAGAAGCTGGGGTCGAAAGCGGCGGACGGTTCGGGCATCATCAATGTCGCGATCTTCGGCGGCGCGGTCGTGCCGCTGCTTTACGGCGTGGTGGCCGATGCGACGGGCGGGAATCTCGCCTTCGCCATGATCATCCCGATCGTCTGCTATGCCATCATCGCGGCCTTCGGTGTCTTCGCACGGCGGCCCGCGACGACAGCGGCCTGA